A window of Stenotrophomonas indicatrix genomic DNA:
CGCTTATCGCCGTGTCCTCCACGAACAACCGGCACGGTGCCGGTTGCCCGAGCGAGCGCGGCCCCTCCCCTGCCCCGTCATGCTGGTGCTGGTGGGCCTCGGCCGGAACCGCCTGGGCGGAATCGATCACAGTGATCGGCAGGAACTTCGGCAGGTTGCCCATGGCTTACTCCCGCGGTCCGTAGCGCAGCGCCGCCTGGCGACGGCGCACCACCTGGTACGGCCGCCACAGATAGCTGACCGGAATGCTCCACACATGCACCAGCCGGGTGAAGGGCGCGATCAGGAACAGGGTCAGGCCCAGGAAGATATGCATCTTGTAGACCCAGCTGACGCCCTCGATGTAGTCAGCAGCACCGGCACGGAAGGTCACGATGTGCTGCGCCCATTCGGCCAGCTGCACCATCACCCCACCGTCCAGATGCCCGGACGATATGCGGATGCTGTACAGGCCAAGACAGAGCTGGGCGAACAGCAGCACCAGCACCAGGGTGTCACCGAAGCTGCCGGTGGCGCGCACGCGGGCATTGGTCAGGCGACGCACCAGCAGGATGCTGATGCCGATGAAGCACAGCGCACCGAACACGCCGCCCACCACCATCGCCAGCATCTGCTTCTGTGAGGAGGTGATGAAGTGCTCATACACCGCGTGCGGGGTCAGCAGGCCGACCAGATGGCCGCCAAGGATGGCGAGGATACCGATGTGGAAGCAGTTGCTGCCGATCCGCATGCCCTTGTCCGACAGCATCTGGCTGGAACCGGTGCGCCAGGTGTACATGGCCTTGTCATAGCGCGCCCAGCTGCCGATCAGCAGCACCGCCACGGCAATGTACGGGTAGTACTGGAAGGCAAATTGATGCAGGTAGTAGTTCATGGCTGGACCTCACGATGCACAGGACGGGCCGGCGAGCGCGTCGGTGGCTTGCAGTCTTCAGCGGGCGCTTCGGCACCGAAACGCACCGCTTCCTCTTCCCACAACCGGTCCATCGCCTCGGCCGTATCGTCGCGGGGTTCCTCACTGGCGCGTTGCCGCAGCGCCTCCAGGTTGACCTTGCCGTCACCAGCTTCCACGAGGATCTCCAGCAGCGGCACGTGCGGCAGCTCACGCTCGGCGGCGCGCGCGGCCAGCATCCCGGCGATGTGTCCGATATGGTGCAGCCACTCGCGCGCTTCGGTCTCCGGCTGGTGGGCCAGGAACTCCAGCAGCAGCGGCAGGTAGTCCGGCAGCTCACGGGCATCCAGTTCGAAGCCGTTGCGGCGGTAGGTCTCCACCAGGTCCACCATGGCCTGGCCACGGTCACGCGATTCGCCGTGGATGTGTTCAAACAGCAGCAGGCTCATCGAGCGGCCGCGGTCGAAGGTCGCCAGCCAGGCGGCCTGCGCATCCAACGGATCGCTGTCCAGCAACTGCTGTACGAAACCACGCAACTGCCTGCGCCGCGCCGGTGTCAGTGCCGCCTCATCGCACGCCGCCAGCAGTTCCTCACCGTGCTGCCACAGTTCGTCGCGGGGGTAGTCCAGCAGCACCCCCACCAGCTTCAGTACGCTCATCACACCACCTCCTTGCGGCGGTGGTTCGGGCCGTTGTTCACCACGAAGCTGGTGCTCTTGCGCTGCCCGAACAGGTCGGCCGGGCTGTCGCCGTTGCAGCCGTTGCCGAATGTGAAACCGCAGCCGCCGCGCTCGCCGAAGGCATCGTTGGCGTACTCTCGGTGTGCGGTCGGAATCACGAAACGGTCCTCGTAGTTGGCAATGGCCAGGTAGCGGTACATCTCTTCAACCTGGGCCACGGTCAGCCCGGTCTGGTCCAGCACCGCCGTGTCTTCCACGCCGTCCACGTTCTTGGCCCGGCGCCAGGCGCGCATCGCCATCAGGCGTTCCAGCGCACGCACCACCGGCGCCTCGTCACCGGCTGTCAGCATGTTGGCCAGGTAGCGCACCGGAATGCGCAGCGAGGCCACGTCCGGCAGCTCGCCACTCATGCCGATGCGGCCCCGCTCGGCCGCCGACTGGATCGGCGACAGCGGCGGTACGTACCAGACCATCGGCAGCGTGCGGTACTCCGGGTGCAGCGGCAGCGCCAGCTTCCAGTCGATCGCCAGCTTGTACACCGGCGACTGCTTGGCCGATTCCAGCCAGCTGTCCGGAATGCCTTCGGCGCGCGCAGCAGCAATCACCGCCGGATCATGCGGGTCCAGGAAAATATCCAGGTGGGCCTGGTACAGATCCTTTTCGGCAGCTACCGACGCGGCCTCGGCAATGCGGTCGGCGTCGTACAGCATCACGCCCAGGTAGCGGATGCGGCCGACACAGGTTTCCGAACATACCGTCGGCTCGCCCATCTCGATGCGCGGGTAGCAGAAGATGCACTTCTCCGACTTGCCGCTCTTCCAGTTGTAATAGATCTTCTTGTATGGGCACGCCGACACGCACATGCGCCAGCCGCGGCACTTGTCCTGGTCGATCAGCACGATGCCATCTTCCTCGCGCTTGTAGATCGCGCCCGACGGGCACGCCGACACGCACGCCGGGTTCAGGCAGTGCTCGCACAGGCGCGGCAGGTACATCATGAAGGTCTTTTCGAAGGCGCCGTAGATCTCCTTCTGCACTTCATTGAAGTTGTAGTCGCGCGAGCGCTTGCTGAATTCCGAGCCCAGGATCTCCTCCCAGTTCGGGCCCCATTCGATCTTCTGCATGCGCTCGCCACTGATCAGCGAGCGCGGCCTTGCGGTCGGCTGGTGCTGGCTGTCCTTGGCGGTGTGCAGGTTCTGGTAGTCGAAATCGAACGGCTCGTAGTAGTCGTCGATCTGCGGCAGGTCCGGGTTGGCGAAGATCTTGGCCAGCATCCGCCAGCGACCACCGGCGCGCGGCACCAGCTTGCCGCTGCCGGTGCGCACCCAGCCACCATTCCACTTCTCCTGGTTTTCCCATTCCTTCGGGTAGCCGATGCCCGGCTTGGTTTCCACGTTGTTGAACCAGGCATACTCGACGCCCTCGCGCGAGGTCCACACGTTCTTGCAGGTGATCGAGCAGGTGTGGCAGCCGATGCACTTGTCCAGGTTCAATACCATCGCGATCTGTGCACGGACCTTCATCACACTACCTCCTTGCTGGCCGATGCCGAGGCACCAGCGGGCTGTTCATCGTCCAGCCAATCCACCTTGTCCATCTTGCGCACGATCACGAACTCGTCGCGATTGGTACCGCAGGTGCCGTAGTAGTTGAAACCGTAGGCAAGCTGCGCGTAGCCACCGATCATGTGGGTCGGCTTGAGCACGATGCGGGTCACCGAGTTGTGGATGCCGCCGCGGGTGCCGGAGATCTCCGAACCCGGCACGTTGATGATGCGTTCCTGGGCGTGGTACATCATTGCCATGCCCGGCATCACCCGCTGGCTGACCACCGCTCGCGCGGCGATCGCACCGTTGACGTTGAACAGCTCGATCCAGTCGTTGTCGACGATGCCGGCACTGCGCGCATCGTCCTCGCTGAGCCACACGATCGGGCCACCGCGCGACAGCGTCTGCATGATCAGGTTGTCGCTGTAGGTGCTGTGGATGCCCCACTTCTGGTGCGGGGTGATCCAGTTCAGCACGATCTCCTTGTTGCCGTTCGAACGCTGGTTGAGCAGCGGCTCAATGGTGCGGGTATTGACCGGTGGCCGGTAGCTCATGAAGGCCTCGCCGAAGTCGATCATCCACTCATGGTCCTGGTAGAACTGCTGGCGGCCGGTCACCGTGCGCCACGGAATCAGCTCGTGCACATTGGTGTAGCCCGCGTTGTAGCTGACGTTGTCGTCTTCCAGCCCGGACCAGATCGGCGAAGAGATGATCTTGCGCGGCTGCGCCTGGATGTCACGGAAGCGGATCGCCTCGTGCTCCTTGCCCACCGCCAGATGGGTGTGCTCGCGGCCGGTGAAACCGCCCAGCGACTCCCACGCCTTCACTGCGACATGGCCGTTGGTCTCCGGGGCAAGGTGCAGGATCACTTCGGCCGCATCGATCGCTGTCGAGATGGCCGGCCGGCCCTGGCTGACCCCCTCCTCGCGCACGGTATGGTTCAGCTTGCCCAGGAATTCCACCTCATGCTTCGTATCCCAGTTCATGCCCTTGCCGCCATTGCCGTGCTTGTCCAGCAACGGGCCCAGCGAGGTGAACTTGCGATACAGGTTCGGGTAATCGCGCTCCACCACCGTCATCGACGGCATGGTCTGGCCGGGGATGGCCTCGCACTCGCCCTTCTTCCAGTCGGCCACGCCGAACGGCATGCCCAGCTCGTTGGGGGTGTCGTGCAGGGTCGGCACCAGCACCAGGTCCTTCTCCACGCCCAGCACGCCGGGCGCCATCTCGCTCACGGTGCGCGCCACCTCCTTGAAGATGTCCCAGTCACTGCGCGATTCCCACGCCGGGTCCACCGCCTTCGACAGCGGGTGGATGAACGGGTGCATGTCCGAGGTATTGAGATCGTCCTTCTCGTACCAGGTGGCGGTGGGCAGCACGATGTCCGAGTACAGCGCGGTGGTGCACATGCGGAAGTCCAGCGTCACCAGCAGATCCAGCTTGCCTTCCGGCGCCTCGTCGCGCCACTTCACCTCCTCCGGCTTCACTGCGCCCATCTCGCCCAGGTCCTTGCCCTGCAGGCCGTGGCGGGTCCCCAGCAGGTGCCGCAGCATGTACTCATGGCCCTTGCCCGAAGAGCCCAGCAGGTTCGAGCGCCAGATGAACATCATCCGCGGGTGGTTCTGGCTGGCATCCGGGTCGGCGAAGGCGAAGTCCAGCGAACCGTCCTTGAACTTGCCCAGTGCGTAGTCGGCAGGTGCCACGCCCGCCGCTTCGGCTTCGCGCACCAGCTGCAGTGGGTTGCGGTCCAGCTGCGGCGCACTTGGCAGCCAGCCCATGCGCACCGCGCGCAGGTTCAGGTCGGCCAGGCTGCCGCTGTACTTGCTGGCGTCGGCCAGCGGTGACAGCAGTTCGTCCACCTGCAGCTTCTCGTAACGCCACTGCCCGGTGTTGAAGTAGAAGAACGACGTACCGTTCATATGGCGCGGCGGCTTGCTCCAGTCCAGGCCGAACGCCAGCGGCTGCCAGCCGGTCTGCGGGCGCAGCTTTTCCTGGCCCACGTAGTGCGCCCAGCCGCCGCCGGTCTGGCCCACGCAACCGCACATGATCAGCATGTTGATCAGGCCGCGGTAGTTCATGTCGTTGTGGAACCAGTGGTTCATGCCGGCACCGACGATGATCATCGAGCGGCCATGGGTCTTGTCGGCGGTACGCGCGAACTCGCGGGCGATCTCGATCACTTCCCCGCGCGACACGCCGGTGATGCGTTCCTGCCAGGCGGGCGTGCCCGGCACGTTCTCATCGAAGCTCCTGGCGACGTTGGCGCCGCCGAAACCGCGGTCCACGCCGTACTGCGCAAGCAGCAGGTCATACACCGTCGCCACCAGCGTCTGGCTGCCATCATCCAGCGCCAGGCGACGTACCGGAATGTTGCGATCCAGTACTTCCTCGGCCGGGGCGGCGGTCCAGCCGTCACTTTCGATGCCACCGAAATACGGGAAGCTGACCGCCTCGATGCCATCGTTGGCCTCGGACAGGCTCAGGCGCAGGCGCGTCTCCGCACCGTTGCTGGCCTTCTCCTCGATGTTCCAGCGCCCCTTCTCACCCCAGCGGAAACCGATCGAACCGTTCGGCACCACGATCTGGCCACTGGTCTCGTCGTAAGCGAGGGTCTTCCAGTCCGGGTTGTTGGCTTCGCCCAACCCTCCCAGCTCACTGGCACGCAGGAAACGGCCGGCCACCAGGCGGCCATCGGCGCGGCGCTCCAGGCGCACCAGCATCGGCATGTCCGAGTACTGGCGGCAGTAGTCCTGGAAGTACTGCGACGGCGAATCCACATGGAACTCGCGCAGGATCACGTGGCCGAAGGCGAACGCCAACGCGGCGTCGGTGCCCTGCTTGGGGTGCAGCCAATGATCGGTCAGCTTGGCCAGCTCGGAATAGTCCGGGCAGATCGAGACCGTCTTGGTGCCGTTGTAGCGGGCCTCGGTGAAGAAGTGCGCATCCGGCGTGCGCGTCTGCGGTACGTTCGAGCCCCAGGCGATGATGTAGCGGCTGTTGTACCAGTCGGCCGATTCGGGAACATCGGTCTGCTCGCCCCAGATCTGCGGCGAGGCCGGCGGCAGATCGCAGTACCAGTCGTAGAAGGACAGGCAGGCGCCGCCCAGCAGCGACAGGTAACGCGCGCCGGCGGCGTAGGACACCATCGACATCGCCGGAATCGGCGAGAAACCGACCACGCGGTCCGGCCCATACTGCTTCACCGTGTACAGATTGGAAGCCGCGATGATCTCGTTGGCCTCTTCCCAGTTCAGCCGCACGAAACCGCCCATGCCGCGCCGGGTCTTGTACGAGCGCGCCTTTTCCTTGTCCTCCACGATGCTGGCCCAGGCATCCACCGGCCCCTGGGTCCTGCGTGCTTCGCGCCACAGGCGCAGCAGCGTGCCGCGGACCAGCGGATACTTCAGGCGGTTGGCGCTGTACAGGTACCAGGAATAGCTGGCGCCACGCGGGCAGCCACGCGGCTCGTGGTTGGGCAGGTCCGGGCGCGTGCGCGGGTAGTCGGTCTGCTGGGTTTCCCAGGTGACCAGTCCGTTCTTGACGTAGATCTTCCAGCTGCACGAACCGGTGCAGTTCACCCCGTGGGTGGAGCGCACGATCTTGTCGTACTGCCAGCGCTGCCGGTAGCTGTTCTCCCAGTCACGGCCTTCGCTCTTGGCAAACCCATGGCCATCGGCAAAGGGCTGGGGGTCACGCTTGAAGAACTGCAAGCGATCAAGAAAATAACTCATCGGGGGTCTCCCTTTGCGGACATCTGCATCGTGGCTGTGTGTGTCATCTGGCTGCGGTGCGCTTTCATGTCAGCAGGGCGTCTCAGCGCCACGCCGGTAGTACCACCACCAGGTCACGGCCAGGCAGGTGACATAGAAAACGACGAACCCGTACAGCGCCATATCGGGGCTGCCGGTCAACGTGATCGAAGAGCCATAGCTCTTGGGAATGAAGAAGCCGCCGTAGGCACCGATCGCACCAGAGAAGCCCACCACCGCAGCCGACTCGATGCTGGCCTGGTGCGCCGACGCGGCCTTGCCTTCAGCGTTGGCCCCTGCCGACAGGCGCTCATGCAGCGTGCGGAAGATCACCGGGATCATGCGGAAGGTGGTGCCGTTGCCGATGCCACTGAGCACAAACAGCGCCATGAAGCTGAAGAGGAAGCCGTAGAAGTTGCCGCCCTGGCCATCGCTGGGCAGGAAATGCAGCACGCCGAACACCGCTGCGATCATCAGCGCGAACACCCAGAACGTCAGCCGCGCACCACCCCAGCGGTCGGCCATGCTGCCGCCCACCGAGCGCATCAGCGCACCCAGCAACGGGCCGATGAAGGCGTAGGCCAAGGGGTTCACGGCGGGGAACTGGCTCTTCACCAGCATCGGGAAGCCAGCAGAGAAGCCGATGTAGGAACCGAAGGTGCCGATGTACAACCAGCACATCAGCCAGTTGTGCTTGCGGCGGAAGATCACCGCCTGCTCGGCGAAGGAGGAACGCGCGCTGGTCAGGTCATTCATGCCGAACCAGGCCGCCACCGCGCAGAACGCAATGGCCGGCACCCAGATGAAGCCGGCATTCTGCAGGTACAGCGGTGCACCGCCCTCCACCACCGGCTGCGGCGCACCACCGAGGGCACCGAATACGCCCACCGTGATCACCAGCGGAATCACCGCCTGGGCCACCGACACCCCGACATTGCCCAGGCCGGCATTCAGGCCCAGCGCCAGGCCCTGCTTCTGCTTGGGATAGAAGAAGGAGATGTTGGACATCGACGAGGAGAAGTTCGCCCCACCAAAGCCGCACAGGATCGCGATCACCACGAACACCCAGTACGGCGTGGCCGGGTTCTGCACCGCAAAGCCCAGCCAGATCGTCGGGGCCAGCAGCGACGCAGTGGACAGCGCCGTCCAGCGGCGACCGCCAAAGATCGGAATCACGAACGAATAGAAGATGCGCAGCGTCGCGCCGGACAGGCTGGGCAGTGCCACCAGCCAGAACAACTGATCGGTGCTGAAGCCGAAGCCGATCTTCGGCAGGCTGATGGTCACCGCCGAGAACAGTACCCAGACCGAGAAGGCCAGCAGCAGCGAGGGAATGGAGATGACCAGGTTGCGGGTGGCGACCCGCTTGCCGGTGCGCTCCCAATAGCCGGGATCTTCCGGCGTCCAGTCGCTGATGACGCGACCGGGACTGGCAGTGCTGCGGACAACAGGATCGCTACCGACGGTCATACATGGCTCCAAGGCTGTGGAATGACGTGGGTACTGCTTTCAAGTTGTAACCCGTCGTCATGCAGCCATTAGGCCGTGCAGCAGCAACGACGGGGTTGATCTGGATCAATCAGGTGCAGGTTTTCAGCCTGCCCCTGACAAATGTCAAACCGGTGACGCGGAACCGCGGCGGGTCACGCCACGCTGGCGCACGCTGTCGCGCACATCCACATCGAACTGCAGTTGCAGCGTGGTGCCGTCGTCCAGATACAGCGCAAAGGCCAGGCCATCGCGGCATGGCAGGCGCCCGGCCAGGTCCTCCACGGAAGACCGGGGCAATACCAGGCGGCAATCGGTGCCGCTGTCGAGCAGCACGGCCGATTCGCCACCATGCAGCGAAACGGCGGTACCCCAACCACCACTGCCGCCGAACCGGGTCAGGTTCTCCACCGTTTCACCGGCCAGCAGCCGGGCCAGTTCGGCCTCGTCCAGGCGCA
This region includes:
- a CDS encoding nitrate reductase subunit alpha, with the protein product MSYFLDRLQFFKRDPQPFADGHGFAKSEGRDWENSYRQRWQYDKIVRSTHGVNCTGSCSWKIYVKNGLVTWETQQTDYPRTRPDLPNHEPRGCPRGASYSWYLYSANRLKYPLVRGTLLRLWREARRTQGPVDAWASIVEDKEKARSYKTRRGMGGFVRLNWEEANEIIAASNLYTVKQYGPDRVVGFSPIPAMSMVSYAAGARYLSLLGGACLSFYDWYCDLPPASPQIWGEQTDVPESADWYNSRYIIAWGSNVPQTRTPDAHFFTEARYNGTKTVSICPDYSELAKLTDHWLHPKQGTDAALAFAFGHVILREFHVDSPSQYFQDYCRQYSDMPMLVRLERRADGRLVAGRFLRASELGGLGEANNPDWKTLAYDETSGQIVVPNGSIGFRWGEKGRWNIEEKASNGAETRLRLSLSEANDGIEAVSFPYFGGIESDGWTAAPAEEVLDRNIPVRRLALDDGSQTLVATVYDLLLAQYGVDRGFGGANVARSFDENVPGTPAWQERITGVSRGEVIEIAREFARTADKTHGRSMIIVGAGMNHWFHNDMNYRGLINMLIMCGCVGQTGGGWAHYVGQEKLRPQTGWQPLAFGLDWSKPPRHMNGTSFFYFNTGQWRYEKLQVDELLSPLADASKYSGSLADLNLRAVRMGWLPSAPQLDRNPLQLVREAEAAGVAPADYALGKFKDGSLDFAFADPDASQNHPRMMFIWRSNLLGSSGKGHEYMLRHLLGTRHGLQGKDLGEMGAVKPEEVKWRDEAPEGKLDLLVTLDFRMCTTALYSDIVLPTATWYEKDDLNTSDMHPFIHPLSKAVDPAWESRSDWDIFKEVARTVSEMAPGVLGVEKDLVLVPTLHDTPNELGMPFGVADWKKGECEAIPGQTMPSMTVVERDYPNLYRKFTSLGPLLDKHGNGGKGMNWDTKHEVEFLGKLNHTVREEGVSQGRPAISTAIDAAEVILHLAPETNGHVAVKAWESLGGFTGREHTHLAVGKEHEAIRFRDIQAQPRKIISSPIWSGLEDDNVSYNAGYTNVHELIPWRTVTGRQQFYQDHEWMIDFGEAFMSYRPPVNTRTIEPLLNQRSNGNKEIVLNWITPHQKWGIHSTYSDNLIMQTLSRGGPIVWLSEDDARSAGIVDNDWIELFNVNGAIAARAVVSQRVMPGMAMMYHAQERIINVPGSEISGTRGGIHNSVTRIVLKPTHMIGGYAQLAYGFNYYGTCGTNRDEFVIVRKMDKVDWLDDEQPAGASASASKEVV
- a CDS encoding NarK family nitrate/nitrite MFS transporter, whose protein sequence is MTVGSDPVVRSTASPGRVISDWTPEDPGYWERTGKRVATRNLVISIPSLLLAFSVWVLFSAVTISLPKIGFGFSTDQLFWLVALPSLSGATLRIFYSFVIPIFGGRRWTALSTASLLAPTIWLGFAVQNPATPYWVFVVIAILCGFGGANFSSSMSNISFFYPKQKQGLALGLNAGLGNVGVSVAQAVIPLVITVGVFGALGGAPQPVVEGGAPLYLQNAGFIWVPAIAFCAVAAWFGMNDLTSARSSFAEQAVIFRRKHNWLMCWLYIGTFGSYIGFSAGFPMLVKSQFPAVNPLAYAFIGPLLGALMRSVGGSMADRWGGARLTFWVFALMIAAVFGVLHFLPSDGQGGNFYGFLFSFMALFVLSGIGNGTTFRMIPVIFRTLHERLSAGANAEGKAASAHQASIESAAVVGFSGAIGAYGGFFIPKSYGSSITLTGSPDMALYGFVVFYVTCLAVTWWWYYRRGAETPC
- the narH gene encoding nitrate reductase subunit beta, which translates into the protein MKVRAQIAMVLNLDKCIGCHTCSITCKNVWTSREGVEYAWFNNVETKPGIGYPKEWENQEKWNGGWVRTGSGKLVPRAGGRWRMLAKIFANPDLPQIDDYYEPFDFDYQNLHTAKDSQHQPTARPRSLISGERMQKIEWGPNWEEILGSEFSKRSRDYNFNEVQKEIYGAFEKTFMMYLPRLCEHCLNPACVSACPSGAIYKREEDGIVLIDQDKCRGWRMCVSACPYKKIYYNWKSGKSEKCIFCYPRIEMGEPTVCSETCVGRIRYLGVMLYDADRIAEAASVAAEKDLYQAHLDIFLDPHDPAVIAAARAEGIPDSWLESAKQSPVYKLAIDWKLALPLHPEYRTLPMVWYVPPLSPIQSAAERGRIGMSGELPDVASLRIPVRYLANMLTAGDEAPVVRALERLMAMRAWRRAKNVDGVEDTAVLDQTGLTVAQVEEMYRYLAIANYEDRFVIPTAHREYANDAFGERGGCGFTFGNGCNGDSPADLFGQRKSTSFVVNNGPNHRRKEVV
- the narJ gene encoding nitrate reductase molybdenum cofactor assembly chaperone, coding for MSVLKLVGVLLDYPRDELWQHGEELLAACDEAALTPARRRQLRGFVQQLLDSDPLDAQAAWLATFDRGRSMSLLLFEHIHGESRDRGQAMVDLVETYRRNGFELDARELPDYLPLLLEFLAHQPETEAREWLHHIGHIAGMLAARAAERELPHVPLLEILVEAGDGKVNLEALRQRASEEPRDDTAEAMDRLWEEEAVRFGAEAPAEDCKPPTRSPARPVHREVQP
- the narI gene encoding respiratory nitrate reductase subunit gamma, yielding MNYYLHQFAFQYYPYIAVAVLLIGSWARYDKAMYTWRTGSSQMLSDKGMRIGSNCFHIGILAILGGHLVGLLTPHAVYEHFITSSQKQMLAMVVGGVFGALCFIGISILLVRRLTNARVRATGSFGDTLVLVLLFAQLCLGLYSIRISSGHLDGGVMVQLAEWAQHIVTFRAGAADYIEGVSWVYKMHIFLGLTLFLIAPFTRLVHVWSIPVSYLWRPYQVVRRRQAALRYGPRE